In Corynebacterium afermentans subsp. afermentans, a genomic segment contains:
- a CDS encoding AbrB family transcriptional regulator — protein sequence MNRWLVAAPLSAALGLLFGFLGVPAAWILAGILGAGSVALVTQDDLPVNEHLFTFARGTVGVFAALPLVGMNPLPYLLPGVVAGAVVIAMGFAGGLVLANHGVSRETGVLSLLPGGASLMPAIARDVGADIRYVSLSQYLRLLIVSVSLPLVASQFSPATQTELEPYWWMWLLVPALIVCGLFAGKLLRFPNPSVFGPMVLTVLVGALIDVTIVPPQLLSIVGFLAIGWMCGGGLSVPALRRFSRLLPATLAYIAGLMLACAGMGWLMSKWLGLSFYEGYLATSPGALETVLVLATSPAVVALQVIRLIMVILIAGWLPKILSGGEPRS from the coding sequence ATGAACCGTTGGCTTGTGGCTGCTCCGTTGTCGGCGGCGCTCGGGCTGCTGTTTGGGTTTTTGGGGGTCCCAGCAGCGTGGATCCTCGCCGGGATTCTGGGGGCCGGATCGGTGGCGCTGGTGACGCAGGACGACCTGCCCGTCAACGAGCACCTGTTCACCTTCGCCCGCGGCACCGTCGGTGTGTTTGCGGCGCTGCCGCTGGTGGGGATGAACCCGCTGCCCTACCTGCTGCCGGGCGTGGTTGCGGGCGCGGTGGTGATTGCCATGGGCTTTGCCGGTGGTTTGGTTTTGGCCAACCACGGCGTTTCACGGGAAACGGGCGTGCTTTCACTTTTGCCCGGCGGGGCGTCGCTGATGCCGGCGATCGCGCGCGACGTGGGCGCGGACATTCGTTACGTCAGCCTCAGCCAGTACCTGCGCCTGCTCATCGTGTCCGTGTCGCTGCCGCTGGTCGCCTCGCAGTTTTCTCCCGCCACCCAGACCGAACTCGAGCCCTACTGGTGGATGTGGCTGCTGGTCCCGGCGCTGATCGTCTGCGGGTTGTTCGCGGGCAAGCTGCTGCGGTTTCCCAACCCCTCAGTCTTCGGCCCGATGGTGCTAACGGTGCTGGTGGGCGCGCTTATAGACGTGACCATCGTGCCGCCCCAGCTGCTTTCCATCGTGGGCTTTTTGGCCATCGGCTGGATGTGCGGTGGCGGGCTGTCCGTGCCCGCACTGCGCCGGTTCTCCCGCCTGCTGCCCGCCACGCTGGCCTACATCGCCGGGCTGATGCTCGCATGCGCCGGCATGGGGTGGCTGATGTCCAAGTGGCTGGGCCTGAGTTTCTACGAGGGCTACCTGGCCACCAGCCCCGGCGCGCTGGAGACGGTGCTGGTGCTGGCCACCAGCCCGGCCGTGGTGGCGCTGCAGGTGATCCGGCTGATCATGGTGATCCTCATCGCCGGGTGGCTGCCCAAGATCCTTAGTGGTGGAGAACCTCGTTCGTGA
- a CDS encoding TSUP family transporter, with amino-acid sequence MIVFLLAASAFAGWIDAVIGGGGLVLIPVLMSATSMPAASVLATNKVAAISGTASAAATLVRRVGVPRATWVYAFIAGVMAALGARAVSLIDDSVATPIILVLLIGVGVFVALNPKFGQEGAGIFSGKRLGLAALAVALIGGYDGVFGPGTGMFLIMAFTAVFTQGFVRSAAMAKVVNTATNLGALLVFGLGGFINWKLALALAAANVAGAQLGARTVLKGGSALVRVALLGLVVTLCAKLGWDLLQHQ; translated from the coding sequence GTGATCGTTTTCCTCCTCGCCGCGTCCGCGTTCGCCGGTTGGATCGACGCCGTGATCGGCGGCGGCGGTCTCGTGCTCATCCCGGTGCTGATGTCGGCCACGTCCATGCCGGCGGCGTCTGTGCTGGCCACGAACAAGGTCGCGGCAATCTCGGGCACCGCGTCCGCCGCCGCCACCCTCGTGCGCCGGGTCGGGGTCCCCAGGGCGACCTGGGTCTACGCGTTTATCGCGGGTGTGATGGCTGCGCTCGGCGCCAGGGCGGTTTCGCTTATCGACGACTCCGTGGCCACCCCAATCATCCTCGTCCTGCTTATCGGAGTGGGCGTCTTTGTGGCGCTGAACCCGAAGTTCGGGCAGGAGGGCGCCGGCATCTTTTCCGGCAAACGTCTCGGGCTCGCCGCGCTCGCTGTGGCGCTGATCGGTGGCTACGACGGCGTGTTCGGCCCCGGCACCGGCATGTTCCTCATCATGGCGTTTACTGCCGTGTTCACCCAGGGCTTTGTGCGTTCGGCGGCGATGGCGAAGGTGGTCAACACCGCAACGAACCTGGGCGCGTTATTGGTGTTCGGGCTCGGCGGCTTCATCAACTGGAAGCTCGCCCTCGCCCTTGCCGCGGCTAACGTGGCGGGCGCGCAGCTGGGGGCGCGCACGGTGCTCAAGGGCGGGTCGGCGCTGGTGCGCGTGGCGCTCCTTGGGCTCGTTGTCACGCTATGTGCGAAGTTGGGCTGGGACCTACTCCAACACCAGTGA
- a CDS encoding amino acid permease — MSKRTVSVWTLVSLIIGSTIGSGIFALPQNIGSVASPGAMLTGWAIAGVGMLSIAFVFQILAVRKPHLDSGVYSYVRAGLGDFIGFTSGMGYWLGSVMAQVGYATLFFNTLGYYFPAFSNRWVLALSVSAMSWLIFYGLTRGLRQAAVMNAVTTVAKLLPILAFIVLVAFLGFSWDRFTMDFWGSHIPFTDQLKGIMLYTVWVFIGIEGASVYSKQARVRSDVGKATIIGFLSVLGLLVAVSTLSYGVLSQEELAALPDNSMGAVLEQVVGPWGGALISIGLCLSVLGAYVSWQMLCAEPIVLMALDGLLPRSMGSHNSNGSPVRAQLLSTLAIQFFVVVFFLSSASYNAMVQLATIMYLLPYIFSSIYLVLLTIRGKGLTHPHAGTRFDDSGPEVSRRDNRRHLIVGLIGSVYSLWLIYAADPVYVLLGALAVVPGLVPYIWTRRKHGDTLFNAFEKVVVAVVLVAAVIAVVGLVNGSLVLE, encoded by the coding sequence ATTGGTTCAGTAGCCAGCCCGGGCGCCATGCTCACCGGCTGGGCTATCGCGGGCGTGGGAATGCTTTCCATCGCCTTCGTTTTCCAAATCCTCGCGGTGAGGAAGCCGCACCTGGACTCCGGCGTCTATTCCTACGTGCGGGCGGGGCTGGGCGATTTCATCGGGTTTACCTCCGGCATGGGCTACTGGCTCGGCTCCGTGATGGCCCAGGTGGGTTACGCCACACTGTTCTTTAACACACTCGGTTACTACTTCCCGGCCTTCTCCAACCGCTGGGTGCTGGCCCTCTCAGTGAGTGCAATGAGCTGGCTGATCTTCTACGGCCTGACACGCGGCTTGAGGCAGGCGGCAGTGATGAATGCGGTGACGACCGTGGCAAAACTGCTGCCCATCCTCGCCTTCATTGTGCTGGTGGCGTTCCTCGGCTTCTCCTGGGACCGCTTCACCATGGATTTCTGGGGTTCACACATCCCCTTCACTGACCAGCTCAAGGGGATCATGCTCTACACCGTCTGGGTCTTCATCGGCATCGAGGGCGCCTCGGTGTACTCGAAGCAGGCGCGTGTGCGTAGCGACGTGGGCAAGGCCACCATCATCGGCTTCCTGTCCGTTTTGGGCCTCCTGGTGGCGGTGTCCACCCTCTCCTACGGCGTGCTCAGCCAGGAAGAGCTGGCGGCGCTGCCGGACAATTCCATGGGTGCGGTGCTCGAGCAGGTGGTGGGCCCGTGGGGCGGCGCCCTGATCTCCATCGGTCTGTGCCTGTCGGTGCTGGGCGCGTACGTGTCGTGGCAGATGCTGTGCGCCGAGCCGATCGTGCTCATGGCTCTCGACGGCCTTTTGCCCCGCTCCATGGGCAGCCACAATTCCAACGGTTCCCCAGTACGCGCGCAGCTGCTGTCCACGCTGGCGATCCAGTTCTTCGTGGTGGTGTTCTTCCTCTCCTCGGCGTCCTACAACGCCATGGTGCAGCTGGCCACCATCATGTACCTGCTGCCGTACATCTTCTCATCCATCTACCTGGTGCTCTTAACCATCAGAGGCAAGGGGCTGACCCACCCGCACGCCGGCACGCGTTTCGACGACTCCGGGCCAGAAGTGTCCCGCCGCGACAACCGCAGGCACCTTATCGTGGGCCTGATCGGCTCCGTGTACTCACTCTGGCTGATCTACGCCGCGGACCCGGTGTACGTGCTGCTCGGCGCGCTCGCCGTGGTGCCGGGCCTGGTCCCCTACATCTGGACGCGCCGCAAGCACGGCGACACACTCTTCAACGCCTTCGAAAAGGTCGTTGTCGCGGTGGTGCTGGTCGCGGCAGTGATCGCAGTGGTCGGGCTGGTGAACGGGTCACTGGTGTTGGAGTAG